A stretch of the Esox lucius isolate fEsoLuc1 chromosome 2, fEsoLuc1.pri, whole genome shotgun sequence genome encodes the following:
- the LOC105013293 gene encoding deoxyribonuclease gamma: MTRGASAMQLSQVVLGLVLVFSGSRVSALKICTFNIQSFGEKKMEKPEVVEVIVDLIVRCDIMLVMEIKDAGGKAFPQLMTQLNSHYISKKNEYSYVISDRLGRKSYKEQYAFVYRTKQVTVKEVYQYPDTQPGDQDAFSREPFVVWFSSPKTAVQDFVIIPIHTTPETSVKEIDELYDVFQDIKKRWSSENVIIMGDFNAACGYVPKKQWGSIRLRSDSSFLWLTGDTLDTTVKESTDCSYDRIVLHGDQMIQAVNPSSLDVFNFRQAYGLSELQALAVSDHFPVCITVKAAARKRTG, from the exons ATGACTAGGGGAGCTTCTGCGATGCAGCTGAGCCAGGTGGTGCTGGGTCTGGTGTTGGTGTTCAGCGGGTCCCGGGTGTCTGCTCTGAAGATCTGCACCTTCAACATCCAGTCCTTTGGAGAGAAGAAAATGGAGAAACCTGAGGTGGTGGAGGTCATTGTAGAT CTGATCGTTCGTTGTGACATCATGCTGGTGATGGAGATTAAAGATGCTGGGGGAAAGGCTTTCCCTCAACTCATGACTCAGCTCAACAG tcATTACATCTCTAAGAAGAACGAGTACAGCTATGTGATCAGTGACCGACTGGGACGCAAGTCCTATAAGGAGCAATACGCCTTTGTTTACAG AACAAAGCAGGTGACAGTGAAGGAGGTCTACCAGTATCCAGACACCCAGCCAGGAGACCAGGATGCATTCTCCAGGGAGCCCTTTGTCGTCTGGTTCTCATCCCCAAAAACAG CCGTCCAGGACTTTGTGATCATTCCCATCCACACCACCCCAGAGACATCTGTCAAGGAGATTGATGAGCTGTATGATGTGTTTCAGGATATAAAGAAGAGGTGGAGCTCAGAG AATGTGATCATCATGGGGGACTTCAATGCGGCCTGTGGCTATGTACCCAAGAAGCAGTGGGGCAGCATCCGCCTGCGGTCCGACAGCAGCTTCCTGTGGCTAACGGGCGACACCCTTGACACCACTGTGAAGGAGTCCACCGACTGCTCCTACGACAG GATTGTTCTTCATGGAGACCAGATGATTCAAGCGGTCAACCCATCCTCCCTGGATGTGTtcaacttcagacaggcctacGGACTCAGCGAGTTACAA GCTCTGGCGGTGAGTGACCACTTCCCAGTGTGCATCACGGTGAAGGCCGCTGCCAGGAAGAGAACGGGATAA
- the LOC105013302 gene encoding protein ATP6V1FNB isoform X2, which translates to MKNLLTTQNQNCYREQIEKECYARLAWKNRYGQDYPTCFVSRRAKEPLPKLSQITAQNSTTKASTTKASLPPVLSTLEKREAAGPQDREVPLMRPVTPQTQETLYQGFSKEGKGRSRYLHARTRKAPEEKFDYPLLSSWDYGWRLGDSGREYRSPANGRSGVVKNAFYARNGIFNCTSESDRLG; encoded by the exons ATGAAGAACCTTCTGACCACCCAAAACCAGAACTGTTACCGGGAACAGATTGAGAAGGAGTGTTATGCCCGCCTAGCCTGGAAGAACCGCTATGGACAAGATTACCCAACCTGCTTTGTGTCACGCAGGGCCAAGGAACCACTCCCTAAACTCTCCCAGATCACTGCCCAGAACAGCACCACCAAGGCCAGCACCACCAAGGCAAGCCTGCCACCTGTGCTGTCTACCCTGGAGAAGAGAGAGGCCGCGGGGCCCCAGGACAG AGAGGTCCCCCTGATGAGGCCCGTGACACCCCAGACCCAAGAGACTCTGTACCAAGGCTTTTCCAAGGAGGGCAAGGGCCGGAGCCGTTATCTCCACGCACGTACCCGAAAAGCCCCAGAGGAGAAGTTTGATTATCCTCTGCTGTCATcctgggactatggatggaggCTGG GTGATTCTGGAAGGGAGTACAGGTCACCTGCCAATGGGAGGTCAGGAGTTGTGAAGAATGCTTTTTATGCCAGAAATGGAATCTTCAATTGTACCTCTGAATCTGATCGCCTTGGATGA
- the LOC105013302 gene encoding protein ATP6V1FNB isoform X1: MKNLLTTQNQNCYREQIEKECYARLAWKNRYGQDYPTCFVSRRAKEPLPKLSQITAQNSTTKASTTKASLPPVLSTLEKREAAGPQDRSFREVPLMRPVTPQTQETLYQGFSKEGKGRSRYLHARTRKAPEEKFDYPLLSSWDYGWRLGDSGREYRSPANGRSGVVKNAFYARNGIFNCTSESDRLG; the protein is encoded by the exons ATGAAGAACCTTCTGACCACCCAAAACCAGAACTGTTACCGGGAACAGATTGAGAAGGAGTGTTATGCCCGCCTAGCCTGGAAGAACCGCTATGGACAAGATTACCCAACCTGCTTTGTGTCACGCAGGGCCAAGGAACCACTCCCTAAACTCTCCCAGATCACTGCCCAGAACAGCACCACCAAGGCCAGCACCACCAAGGCAAGCCTGCCACCTGTGCTGTCTACCCTGGAGAAGAGAGAGGCCGCGGGGCCCCAGGACAG GTCCTTCAGAGAGGTCCCCCTGATGAGGCCCGTGACACCCCAGACCCAAGAGACTCTGTACCAAGGCTTTTCCAAGGAGGGCAAGGGCCGGAGCCGTTATCTCCACGCACGTACCCGAAAAGCCCCAGAGGAGAAGTTTGATTATCCTCTGCTGTCATcctgggactatggatggaggCTGG GTGATTCTGGAAGGGAGTACAGGTCACCTGCCAATGGGAGGTCAGGAGTTGTGAAGAATGCTTTTTATGCCAGAAATGGAATCTTCAATTGTACCTCTGAATCTGATCGCCTTGGATGA
- the LOC105013302 gene encoding protein ATP6V1FNB isoform X3 — MKNLLTTQNQNCYREQIEKECYARLAWKNRYGQDYPTCFVSRRAKEPLPKLSQITAQNSTTKASTTKASLPPVLSTLEKREAAGPQDRSFREVPLMRPVTPQTQETLYQGFSKEGKGRSRYLHARTRKAPEEKFDYPLLSSWDYGWRLGELSSAVILGLWMKAG, encoded by the exons ATGAAGAACCTTCTGACCACCCAAAACCAGAACTGTTACCGGGAACAGATTGAGAAGGAGTGTTATGCCCGCCTAGCCTGGAAGAACCGCTATGGACAAGATTACCCAACCTGCTTTGTGTCACGCAGGGCCAAGGAACCACTCCCTAAACTCTCCCAGATCACTGCCCAGAACAGCACCACCAAGGCCAGCACCACCAAGGCAAGCCTGCCACCTGTGCTGTCTACCCTGGAGAAGAGAGAGGCCGCGGGGCCCCAGGACAG GTCCTTCAGAGAGGTCCCCCTGATGAGGCCCGTGACACCCCAGACCCAAGAGACTCTGTACCAAGGCTTTTCCAAGGAGGGCAAGGGCCGGAGCCGTTATCTCCACGCACGTACCCGAAAAGCCCCAGAGGAGAAGTTTGATTATCCTCTGCTGTCATcctgggactatggatggaggCTGGGTGAGTTGTCCTCTGCTGTCATCCTGGGACTATGGATGAAGGCTGG GTGA